In a single window of the Rhodamnia argentea isolate NSW1041297 chromosome 2, ASM2092103v1, whole genome shotgun sequence genome:
- the LOC115738651 gene encoding protein ACCUMULATION AND REPLICATION OF CHLOROPLASTS 6, chloroplastic produces MVVLRHPGVGIALHAPPSPPLPRRIRPPSKLHRHHHAVTCSASKWADRLLADFQFTTSDYSAASASSSSSSAAATLSPPLGPPQLAPPERHVSVPIDFYRVLGAEPHFLGDGIRRAYEARASRPPQYGFSPEALISRRQILQAACETLANPSSRRDYNQGLAEDAKETILTQVPWDKVPGALCVLQESGEAELVLRIGEDLLKERLPKGFKQDVVLVMALAYVDMSRDAMALNPPDFIGGCEALERALKLLQEEGASSLAPDLRSQIDDTLEEITPRCVLELLGLPLGDEYKTRRQEGLHGVRNILWAVGGGGAAAIAGGFTREDFMNEAFQRMTASEQVDLFAATPGNIPAESFEVYGVALALVANAFVGKKPHLIQDADNLFQQLQQTKVALGNAASVYIPRENREIDFALERGLCSLLVGELDDCRSWLGLDNVNSPFRDPSIVDFVLENSKNDEDNDLPGLCKLLETWLMEVVFPRFRDTKYIQFKLGDYYDDPTVLRYLEKLEGGGSSPLAAAAAIAKIGAEASAVIDNVKDSAIQALRKVFPLGHSKEDTGLQEDMGPDYSIPSSESMEPFRSPDGDDLANISEASGKDDLVSEKDGYSITDNIKDASVKIMCAGLVIGAMTLVSLKCFPARSGSSLLRKEVGSAMASDVVNGGSSMDELSEDSPRMDAKLAESLVRKWQFIKSQALGPDHCLEKLPEVLDGQMLKIWTNRADEIAHNGWFWDYSLISLTIDSVTLSMDGRRATVEATLEESACLTDVNNPERNDSYSKIYTTRYEMSHANSDWKITEGAVLKS; encoded by the exons ATGGTGGTTCTCCGGCACCCCGGCGTCGGCATTGCCCTCCATGCTCCGCCTTCTCCTCCACTCCCCCGCCGCATTAGGCCGCCCTCCAAgctccaccgccaccaccacgcCGTCACCTGCTCCGCTAGCAAATGGGCCGACCGACTCCTCGCCGACTTCCAGTTCACCACATCCGACTACTCCGCGGcgtccgcctcctcctcctcctcctccgccgccgccaccctcTCCCCTCCGCTCGGGCCTCCCCAGCTCGCCCCTCCCGAGCGCCACGTGTCCGTCCCCATCGACTTCTACCGGGTCCTCGGCGCCGAGCCGCACTTCCTCGGCGACGGCATCCGGCGAGCCTACGAGGCTAGGGCTTCGAGGCCGCCTCAGTACGGCTTCAGCCCGGAGGCTCTCATCAGCCGCCGCCAGATCCTCCAAGCCGCCTGCGAGACCCTCGCCAATCCTAGCTCCCGGAGGGACTACAACCAAGGCCTCGCCGAGGACGCGAAGGAGACGATCCTCACGCAGGTCCCTTGGGATAAG GTTCCAGGAGCTTTATGCGTGTTACAAGAGTCAGGGGAGGCCGAGTTGGTGCTTCGGATTGGGGAGGATTTGTTGAAGGAGAGGTTGCCTAAGGGTTTCAAGCAAGACGTCGTGTTGGTGATGGCGCTTGCTTATGTTGATATGTCGAGGGACGCTATGGCATTGAACCCTCCAGATTTCATTGGTGGCTGCGAGGCGCTGGAGAGAGCTCTGAAGCTTTTGCAG GAGGAAGGGGCAAGTAGCCTTGCGCCAGATTTACGATCACAAATTGATGATACGCTGGAAGAGATTACTCCACGGTGTGTATTGGAACTTCTAGGATTGCCTCTTGGTGATGAGTACAAGACAAGGAGGCAAGAGGGACTTCATGGTGTGCGTAACATATTATGGGCTGTTGGGGGAGGTGGAGCAGCAGCAATTGCTGGGGGATTCACCCGTGAAGACTTTATGAATGAGGCCTTTCAGCGAATGACAGCTTCTGAGCAG GTGGATCTATTTGCTGCCACACCTGGTAACATTCCAGCAGAAAGTTTTGAAGTGTATGGTGTGGCGCTTGCACTTGTGGCTAATGCATTTGTTGGTAAGAAACCTCATCTCATCCAGGACGCCGATAACCTGTTCCAACAACTTCAGCAAACTAAAGTAGCCTTAGGGAATGCTGCCTCTGTGTACATTCCAAGAGAAAACCGGGAGATAGACTTTGCTCTGGAGAGGGGTCTCTGTTCACTCCTTGTAGGGGAGCTTGACGATTGTCGCTCATGGTTGGGCTTGGACAATGTGAACTCACCTTTCAGAGATCCATCTATAGTAGACTTTGTCTTGGAAAACTCGAAGAATGATGAAGACAACGATCTTCCTGGcctttgtaaattgttggaGACATGGTTGATGGAAGTGGTTTTTCCTAGATTTAGAGATACCAAGTATATTCAGTTCAAGCTGGGTGATTACTATGATGATCCTACTGTTCTCAGATACTTGGAGAAGCTTGAAGGAGGTGGTAGTTCGCCcttagcagcagcagcagctatCGCGAAAATTGGGGCTGAAGCGTCTGCAGTTATTGATAATGTTAAAGATAGCGCTATCCAGGCACTGCGGAAGGTGTTTCCTCTGGGTCATAGTAAAGAGGATACTGGACTTCAGGAAGATATGGGACCCGATTACTCAATTCCTTCTTCAGAATCTATGGAGCCTTTCAGAAGTCCTGATGGGGACGATCTTGCCAACATAAGTGAGGCTTCTGGAAAAGATGATTTAGTGTCAGAAAAAGATGGATATTCAATTACAGACAATATCAAAGATGCCAGTGTTAAGATTATGTGTGCTGGATTGGTAATTGGGGCAATGACATTGGTCAGCTTAAAGTGTTTTCCAGCTAGGAGTGGCTCATCTTTGCTTCGCAAAGAAGTTGGCTCGGCAATGGCATCTGATGTTGTTAATGGGG GGTCCTCAATGGATGAATTGTCTGAGGATTCACCTAGAATGGATGCAAAGCTTGCAGAATCTCTTGTTCGCAAGTGGCAGTTCATTAAGTCGCAGGCCTTAGGACCTGATCATTGCCTTGAAAAGTTACCTGAG GTGTTGGATGGTCAAATGTTAAAAATCTGGACCAATCGCGCGGATGAAATTGCTCATAACGGTTGGTTCTGGGATTACTCTCTGATTAGTCTGACCATCGACAGTGTGACTCTGTCCATGGATGGAAGGCGTGCGACGGTGGAGGCTACTCTCGAAGAGTCAGCTTGCCTAACTGATGTTAATAATCCAGAGCGAAATGACTCATACAGTAAGATCTACACTACCAGATATGAAATGTCGCATGCCAATTCAGATTGGAAAATTACTGAAGGTGCCGTCCTTAAGTCGTAA
- the LOC115738654 gene encoding probable 1-acylglycerol-3-phosphate O-acyltransferase, protein MLLPRPRWPSSIARMAENVANPELRGASAAAAAEAAEKPAKARSLWPSILRWIPTSTDHIIAAEKRLLSLVKTPYVQEKVNIGSGPPGSKVRWFRSSSDEPRFINTITFDSKDDSPTLVMVHGYGNSQGFFFRNFDALASRFRVIAIDQLGWGGSSRPDFTCQSTEETEAWFIDSFEEWRKAKNISKFILLGHSFGGYVAAKYSLKHPEHVQHLILVGPAGFSSETDPKAEWLLQFRKTWKGAIMSHLWESNFTPQKLVRGLGPWGPDLVRRYASARFGSYAEGSVLTEDESKLLTDYAYHTLAAKASGELCLKYIFAFGAFPRSPLLHRASEWKVPTTFIYGVQDWMAYQGAQEARKQMEVPCEIIRVPQGGHYVFIDNPTGFHSAVFHACRRFLSHDPDSVSLPEGLTSA, encoded by the exons ATGCTCCTTCCTCGTCCGCGTTGGCCGAGCTCGATCGCGAGGATGGCGGAGAATGTCGCGAACCCCGAGCTCCGAGGCGcttcggcggcggcggcggcggaggccgCGGAGAAGCCGGCCAAGGCGCGGTCGCTCTGGCCCTCCATCCTCCGCTGGATCCCCACTTCCACCGACCACATCATCGCCGCCGAGAAACGCCTCCTCTCCCTCGTCAA GACTCCGTATGTTCAGGAGAAGGTCAATATAGGTTCGGGTCCCCCGGGGTCGAAGGTTAGGTGGTTCCGATCTTCCAGCGATGAGCCCAGGTTCATCAACACGATTACGTTCGACAGCAAGGACGATTCTCCTACTCTGGTTATGGTCCATGGCTACGGTAACTCGCAGGGCTTCTTCTTCCGCAATTTCGACGCGCTCGCGAGTCGTTTCCGGGTCATCGCCATTGATCAGCTTGG TTGGGGAGGATCAAGCAGGCCTGACTTCACTTGCCAAAGTACTGAAG AGACTGAGGCATGGTTCATTGACTCCTTTGAGGAATGGCGGAAAGCCAAAAACATTAGCAAGTTTATATTGCTTGGACATTCTTTTGGGGGATATGTTGCAGCTAAATATTCTCTTAAG CATCCCGAGCATGTTCAGCACTTGATATTAGTGGGACCTGCTGGTTTCTCTTCGGAAACTGATCCCAAAGCTGAGTGGCTATTGCAATTTAGAAAAACATGGAAAGGAGCTATCATGAGCCATTTATGGGAGTCTAATTTTACTCCTCAAAAGCTTGTGAG AGGTCTAGGCCCTTGGGGTCCAGATCTGGTCCGCAGATACGCGAGTGCTAGATTTGGTTCTTATGCAGAAGGGAGTGTGTTGACGGAAGATGAATCCAAATTACTGACAG ACTATGCATACCATACTTTGGCTGCCAAAGCTAGCGGGGAACTTTGCTTGAAGTATATATTCGCCTTTGGTGCATTTCCTAGGTCTCCTCTTCTTCACAG AGCTTCAGAGTGGAAAGTGCCAACAACGTTCATATATGGTGTTCAAGATTGGATGGCCTACCAGGGGGCCCAAGAAGCTCGAAAGCAGATGGAGGTCCCATGCGAAATCATCAGAGTCCCCCAG GGCGGGCACTATGTCTTCATTGATAACCCTACAGGGTTCCATTCTGCAGTGTTCCACGCCTGCCGGAGATTTCTGTCGCATGACCCAGACAGTGTTTCTTTGCCTGAAGGCTTGACCTCTGCATAG
- the LOC115738656 gene encoding V-type proton ATPase 16 kDa proteolipid subunit, translating to MSSTFSGDETAPFFGFLGAAAALVFSCMGAAYGTAKSGVGVASMGVMRPELVMKSIVPVVMAGVLGIYGLIIAVIISTGINPKAKSYYLFDGYAHLSSGLACGLAGLSAGMAIGIVGDAGVRANAQQPKLFVGMILILIFAEALALYGLIVGIILSSRAGQSRAE from the exons ATGTCTTCAACCTTCAGTGGCGATGAGACCGCTCCATTCTTCGGATTCCTCGGCGCCGCCGCGGCGCTCGTCTTCTCCT GCATGGGAGCCGCCTACGGGACAGCCAAGAGCGGCGTCGGCGTGGCGTCGATGGGGGTGATGAGGCCCGAGCTGGTGATGAAGTCGATCGTGCCCGTGGTTATGGCCGGTGTTCTCGGTATCTACGGCCTGATCATCGCTGTGATTATCAGCACCGGGATTAACCCTAAGGCCAAGTCTTATTACCTGTTCGATGGCTACGCGCACCTCTCTTCCGGTCTCGCTTGTGGTCTCGCCGGGCTCTCTGCCGGTATGGCAATTGGTATCGTTGGAGATGCTGGCGTCAG AGCCAATGCACAACAACCTAAGCTGTTTGTGGGAATGATCCTTATTCTTATCTTTGCTGAAGCTCTGGCCCTCTATGGCCTTATTGTTGGAATCATTCTATCTTCTCGGGCAGGTCAATCAAGAGCCGAGTAA